The proteins below come from a single Afipia felis ATCC 53690 genomic window:
- a CDS encoding ABC transporter permease has protein sequence MTAIGLHNNRRGTFVSRAFSGATWGQVSIALLILAFLLAFLVWPVATVVWVAFTEKGSGAFTFANFVDFFRTDLFIRSFWNSLYVSAMAVIGASVLAMPLAYFTSRFAFRGAGLIQILGFLPLIMPPFVGAVALQLFFGRNGTVNLLLDDWFGFKLAFMEGLNGVIFVQSIHYFPFILINLSAALRNVDRSMEEAAQNLGSHGFRLFRRVVFPLALPGYVAGASLVFVKVFDDLATPLLLNVKDMLAPQAYLRVTSIGIADPMGYVISVVLIVASVASMWVSSLATRNIDYATTQRGGGGIAKRKLRPWEMALVYVVLSLIILLVLAPHFGLLLLSFATIWSFSPLPDGYTVAHYARVFGESSIYIKNTLLYASLAGLIDIVIGTAISYLVLRTKLIGVRGLDLLATAALAIPGVVLGIGYLRAFYGIPLWDGTPLASLWVVIVIALAIRRLPYALRACYAALQQISSSLEEAAENLGATKASTVRRIVVPLMTGGLVAGFITSFATAAVELSATLMLVQANQDAPLAYGLYVFMQSAAGRGPGAALGVIAVVIVALSTVASQYVIERDRRTKAGSTPNE, from the coding sequence GGACATTCGTGTCCCGCGCCTTCAGTGGCGCGACGTGGGGTCAGGTCAGCATTGCCTTGTTGATCCTGGCTTTTTTGCTTGCGTTCCTTGTCTGGCCGGTGGCGACTGTCGTCTGGGTGGCATTCACGGAAAAGGGCAGCGGCGCTTTCACCTTTGCCAACTTCGTCGATTTCTTCAGGACTGACCTGTTCATCCGGTCGTTCTGGAATTCACTGTACGTCTCGGCGATGGCAGTGATCGGCGCGTCGGTTCTGGCGATGCCGCTGGCCTACTTCACTTCGCGCTTTGCGTTTCGCGGCGCTGGATTGATCCAGATTCTCGGCTTTCTTCCGCTTATCATGCCGCCGTTTGTCGGCGCCGTGGCGCTGCAACTGTTTTTTGGCCGTAACGGCACGGTCAATTTGCTGCTCGACGACTGGTTCGGTTTCAAGCTCGCCTTCATGGAAGGCCTGAATGGAGTCATCTTCGTCCAGTCAATCCATTATTTTCCATTCATTCTCATCAATCTGTCGGCGGCGCTGCGCAATGTCGACCGCTCGATGGAGGAGGCTGCACAGAATCTGGGGTCGCATGGATTCCGGCTGTTTCGGCGCGTCGTGTTTCCGCTCGCGTTGCCAGGCTACGTCGCGGGTGCGTCGCTCGTGTTCGTCAAGGTATTCGACGATCTTGCGACGCCGCTGCTGCTGAACGTCAAGGACATGCTCGCGCCGCAAGCCTATCTGCGCGTCACCTCGATCGGCATCGCCGATCCGATGGGATATGTGATTTCCGTGGTGCTGATCGTGGCGTCGGTCGCTTCAATGTGGGTCTCGTCTCTCGCCACCCGCAACATCGACTATGCTACGACCCAGCGCGGCGGCGGTGGCATCGCCAAGCGAAAGCTGCGGCCATGGGAAATGGCGCTGGTTTATGTCGTGCTCTCTCTCATCATCCTGCTGGTGCTGGCGCCGCATTTTGGCCTGTTGCTGCTGTCGTTCGCGACCATCTGGTCGTTCTCGCCTCTGCCGGACGGCTACACTGTCGCACATTACGCGCGGGTGTTCGGTGAAAGCTCGATCTACATCAAGAACACGCTGCTCTATGCTTCGCTTGCCGGTTTGATTGACATCGTGATTGGAACGGCGATCTCGTATCTTGTGCTGCGGACAAAACTTATCGGCGTGCGGGGCTTGGATCTGCTGGCAACCGCTGCGCTTGCGATTCCTGGTGTCGTGCTCGGTATCGGTTATCTGCGCGCGTTCTACGGCATTCCGTTGTGGGACGGAACACCGCTGGCCTCGCTCTGGGTGGTCATCGTGATCGCTCTGGCGATCAGGCGTCTGCCTTATGCGTTGCGGGCCTGTTACGCGGCGCTTCAGCAGATTTCGTCCTCGCTCGAGGAGGCGGCCGAAAATCTCGGGGCGACCAAGGCCAGCACCGTTCGCCGCATCGTGGTGCCGCTGATGACTGGCGGATTGGTCGCGGGCTTCATAACAAGTTTTGCGACGGCGGCAGTCGAGTTGTCCGCCACGCTGATGCTGGTGCAGGCGAACCAGGACGCGCCGCTCGCTTATGGGCTTTACGTTTTCATGCAATCGGCCGCCGGTCGCGGGCCTGGTGCGGCGCTCGGCGTCATCGCCGTGGTGATCGTCGCGCTCAGCACTGTCGCATCGCAGTATGTGATCGAACGCGACCGCCGCACCAAGGCCGGCAGCACGCCGAACGAATAG
- a CDS encoding ABC transporter ATP-binding protein — translation MADTNTQHPGLTVKALDLKIDDISAAYGDNVVLDGINLDIQPGEFFALLGPSGCGKTTLLRLIAGFADARHGRIVVGGKEISHLPPWKRDVGMVFQSYALWPHMTVGENVAFGLRERRLPRAEIKKRVDAALAFVGLTSQIDRRPSQLSGGQQQRVALARTIAIEPKILLLDEPLSNLDAKLRVQVRRELRALQKSLGLTTVIVTHDQEEANTICDRVAVMNEGKVQQVGTPTELYERPVNLFVAQFLGTANVVEGKMTGAGFQSDLGIVLPLPKGVDVKPNAKPVFRPQDTMLIPRGQSGEASPSMPGEIVEREFLGSTIRYGVKAGSSHIWIDAPFRSGSSLMEIGDAVDVTVPVERLLWLA, via the coding sequence TTGGCAGACACGAACACGCAGCACCCCGGATTGACGGTCAAGGCGCTCGATCTGAAGATCGACGATATCAGCGCGGCCTATGGCGACAATGTTGTTCTCGACGGGATCAATCTCGACATCCAGCCGGGGGAATTCTTCGCGCTGCTCGGCCCCTCCGGGTGCGGCAAGACCACGCTGTTGCGGTTGATCGCGGGCTTCGCCGATGCGCGTCATGGCCGGATCGTGGTCGGCGGCAAGGAGATTTCGCATCTCCCGCCGTGGAAGCGCGATGTTGGCATGGTGTTTCAGTCCTATGCGCTGTGGCCGCATATGACGGTCGGAGAGAATGTTGCCTTCGGGCTTCGCGAGCGGCGCCTGCCGCGCGCTGAGATCAAGAAACGTGTGGATGCGGCACTGGCCTTTGTCGGATTGACAAGCCAGATTGATCGCCGTCCGTCGCAACTTTCCGGCGGACAACAGCAGCGCGTGGCGCTGGCGCGAACGATCGCCATCGAACCGAAGATCCTTCTGCTCGACGAACCGCTGTCGAATCTGGATGCGAAATTGCGCGTGCAGGTGCGCCGTGAGTTGCGCGCGCTACAGAAATCGCTCGGTCTGACCACCGTGATCGTGACGCACGATCAGGAGGAGGCCAATACGATCTGCGATCGCGTCGCTGTCATGAATGAAGGCAAGGTCCAGCAGGTCGGCACGCCGACCGAACTGTACGAACGTCCTGTCAATCTGTTTGTCGCGCAGTTTCTCGGGACAGCGAATGTCGTCGAAGGCAAGATGACGGGCGCTGGGTTTCAGTCGGATCTCGGCATTGTGCTGCCGCTGCCGAAGGGCGTCGACGTGAAACCGAATGCGAAACCGGTTTTCCGCCCGCAAGACACTATGCTGATACCGAGGGGGCAGTCGGGCGAAGCCAGTCCGTCGATGCCGGGCGAGATCGTCGAGCGGGAATTTCTCGGCAGCACGATCCGCTATGGTGTGAAAGCAGGATCGAGCCATATCTGGATCGACGCTCCGTTCCGTTCAGGATCGTCGTTGATGGAGATAGGCGACGCGGTCGATGTCACGGTGCCGGTCGAACGGCTGTTATGGCTCGCGTGA
- a CDS encoding class I SAM-dependent methyltransferase: MNSVSARDHWQSVYQQKSSDEVSWFQTTPSPSLELLHDIGINQDTSIIDIGGGSSCLVDHLLAAGIERITVLDISEAALEASQKRIGNDARRVEWIVADVTRWTPATAFDIWHDRAALHFLTKPNDICAYIERLKSSLKPGGHAIIGTFALDGPEYCSGLPVMRYDSSLLQKQLGLEFELVASKHHKHLTPGQFEQSFQFNVFRFNPDAG, from the coding sequence ATGAACAGCGTATCCGCCAGAGATCACTGGCAATCGGTCTATCAGCAAAAATCGTCAGATGAAGTGAGTTGGTTTCAAACCACACCTTCTCCCTCTCTGGAATTGCTTCACGATATCGGCATCAACCAGGACACATCGATCATCGATATCGGTGGCGGGTCGTCGTGCCTCGTCGATCACCTGCTCGCCGCAGGAATTGAACGGATTACCGTTCTGGACATTTCGGAAGCTGCGCTCGAGGCTTCGCAGAAGCGAATTGGCAACGATGCAAGGCGTGTCGAGTGGATCGTTGCCGACGTGACGCGCTGGACGCCCGCGACCGCGTTCGATATTTGGCACGATCGAGCGGCGCTCCACTTTCTGACTAAGCCGAACGATATCTGTGCCTATATCGAAAGACTGAAATCGTCTCTCAAACCCGGCGGCCATGCGATCATCGGCACGTTCGCACTCGATGGACCGGAATACTGCAGCGGACTTCCCGTAATGCGTTATGATTCAAGCCTACTTCAAAAGCAGCTCGGGCTGGAATTCGAGCTCGTGGCCAGCAAACACCACAAGCATTTAACACCCGGACAATTCGAGCAATCGTTCCAATTCAACGTATTCAGATTCAATCCCGACGCCGGATAG